From the genome of Deltaproteobacteria bacterium, one region includes:
- a CDS encoding NUDIX hydrolase, whose protein sequence is MGTGSEKVETIYRARVFRLCRETVSLPNGVTTAYDVIHHPGSSAIVPLLPDDRVVMIRQYRPSLRRFLWEIPAGTLNPGEDFLQCARRELIEEAGYQADHFEKLTEILPAPGYSDEVIQIFLARGLEPVAQNLDQDEVLEVAPLPLAETLVMIRDGRIQDAMTIVGLYLASMGR, encoded by the coding sequence ATGGGTACTGGCTCGGAAAAGGTTGAAACGATCTATCGGGCAAGGGTCTTCCGCCTATGCAGGGAGACGGTCTCCCTGCCCAATGGAGTAACGACTGCCTACGATGTCATCCATCATCCCGGTTCTTCCGCCATAGTCCCCCTTTTGCCCGACGATCGGGTCGTGATGATCAGACAGTACCGCCCCTCTTTGAGAAGGTTTCTCTGGGAGATACCGGCAGGCACCCTCAACCCTGGTGAGGATTTTCTCCAGTGTGCCAGGCGGGAGCTGATAGAGGAGGCGGGCTATCAGGCAGATCATTTTGAAAAATTGACAGAGATTCTCCCGGCTCCCGGGTACTCAGACGAGGTTATCCAGATCTTTCTTGCCAGGGGTCTTGAACCGGTGGCTCAGAATCTCGATCAGGATGAGGTCCTGGAGGTGGCGCCTCTGCCTCTGGCCGAGACGCTCGTCATGATCAGGGACGGAAGGATCCAGGACGCCATGACGATTGTCGGCCTCTATCTGGCTTCCATGGGCAGATAG